A stretch of DNA from Halodesulfovibrio sp. MK-HDV:
CGTCCATACATCCAGCGTAATCGCGTTGTCTGCAATTGGCGTTCAAGCAGAAAACTTCGGTGGTTTCAAAGATAACACCGATATTCCTCGTACCATCGCGAACGCAATCGGTGCGGAGCTTTCTTCCTTCAAACTGGAATCCTCCAAAGCATTGCTTGGTTACACTTCCGGCCCTAACGAAAAATACTCCAAAATCCCTTACGGTCACACTGAGAACGTAGCGGGTAAAAACTAAGCTGAAAAAAACACGTTGAAACAAGTCTGTGAAGTGCGCCTATAGCCGTTAGAGCGCATCGTACGACACCGATTTGTCGTCAATCTATGGAGAGCAGGTTCGCCTGCTCTCCACTTTATATGCTGGAGAGGTGCCATGTCGAAGCTAAAACTAGCGGTAGAAACAATACTCATTTTAGGGATTGCCTTTCTCCTCTTCTTCACCGGTCATAACTGGATGAAAGCAGAGATCTCCGACAACGTGCATGAACTCTCTGGAACAGTTATTTCGGTAGACAACAGCGAAATAATACAAGCTGGAGCCGGTGCTGTAGGGATTCAAACAGCGCTCGTTGTGTTGGGTGAAGGGAAATGGAAGGGTGAGCAAGTTTCGGCAATCAATCATCTGAATGGTCAATTGGATATGGATGAAATATATTCCGCCGGTGACAAAATTTTACTCGCCATCCAGATAGACAACCAGCAAGTCACCTACGCCAAAGCAATCAACAAGTACCGCCAGAACTGGGAACTTGCCCTCTTTGCCCTCTTTGCTGTTGCACTCGTACTGTATTCACAGTTTATCGGTCTCAAGGCGCTATTTTCGTTCGTGGCGTCACTGGGGCTACTCTGGTGCTACTACATACCGAACCTATTAAACGGTGCAGATCCGCTTCCGCTAAGTTTAAGCGTTCTAGTCCTGCTCTCAATGGTCATCATCCTCACAGTTGCAGGAGTAACCCGCCACGGCATTGCAGCCTTTCTCGGCACTGTGAGCGGACTTGGCGTAACACTCGGACTGACACTCTTTTTCGGTGAAAAACTTCATCTCGGCGGCATGACCGCGCCATTCGCACAAACATTACTTATGCAGGGCAACTTCGGTCTTAATCTACAGCATATTTTCTATTCAGCCGTCCTACTCGGTGCATCCGGTGCAGCCATGGATATTGCCATGGACGTCAGTGTTTCCATGAACGAAATCAAGATCAAACGTCCAGATATTGAAATGCGCGACCTCATTCAGTCCGGTTTCAACGTCGGGCGTATGGTCATCGGAACCATGGCAACAACACTGCTACTTGCCTACTCCGGCGGCTACCTGACCATGCTCATGGTGTTTGTTTCGCAAGGAACAAGCTTTACCCGCATAGTAAACATGAAGCTGGTCGCGGCAGAAATTTTTAGAATCCTCATAGGAAGCATCGGGCTGCTCATGGTCGCACCAGTAACGGCGATTATCGCTGGCATACTACTAAGCGTCTATGCAGAAGAAAAACAACTTAGCAAAGGCGACGAGTTGTCTCCGACGGGCAGGCGGGTTTCACCCCCTGCACCCCCACAAGGGGACGCGTCCCCTTGACCCCTATTAGGGTTCTTTTCTCTTTCATTATCTCAAAAATTTTTCTTTCAATAAAAACTTATCCCCACCCTTAACAGAGGTTAAGGGGAGATATCCCCTTACGGGGGGTGTAGGGGGCAGAGCCCGCCTACTCGCCGAAGGCAAAAAAAACACCCACTGCGCGGAATACATAAATAAGAAAAGGCCGGAACTTAGTTCCGGCCTTTTTTGTTTGTAAATCAAAATGACAGATAATCAATCATTCGTAAAAAAATTGAAATATATCATTTTAACGATTAAGCAATGAATTCGGATCATCAACAACGGTTTTTCCGATAGGTGCAAGGCAAATTACTGCAAGCTTGAGATGCTGGAAGCCGAACGGAATGCCAATTATGGTAATAAAGTTGAGCAGTGCGAAAAACAGATGCCCAAGTGCAAGCCAGAGGCCGCCGAAAATGAACCAGATAATGTTACCTATCAGCCCTAAACAGCCAGTTCCAATGTCGTGCTCACCGGTAACATCTACTCTGTTCACAACGTCTTTTCCGAATGGCCACAAGGTAAACATCCCGATCACAAAACAGGAACGCGCCCAGGGAATGCCGACAATGGAAATAATCATGATTAGTCCGGCAATAAACCATCCCAAAGCCATTCCCACTCCTCCAAGAAACAACCAGAGGACGTTCATAATAATTTTTAGCATTGTATTTCTCTATTTTTTATTGATTCCGCCCTATAACAGAGCGACTTGTTTCACAAATTTGTCACTGTCTAATAGTAAAAACTGGAACTTTTTATATTAAATACGAATCAAGATAAAAAGCAAGTTTGTCCAGTTTACTCTATTTTTGGCCTTTGTATTCCAACAATACAAAAAAAAGTGCAGTATGGCGCCACTATTCTGTACATGAATTTAACTTTGTTTTTTGCTGCATATTATTGCAGCGCTAAGGAGTCCGACAATGGATATTCTCGACCTTATTAAAAGCAGAGATCCTAATGAGCGTGAATTTCATCAAGCGGTGACTGAAGTTGTAGATTCTATCAAGCCTGTCCTTGATCGTAACCCACATTACCGCAGCGCGAATATTCTTGAACGTATTGTTGAACCTGAACGCGTTATTATGTTCCGTGTTCCTTGGGTTGACGATGATAGTATCGTTCGGGTTAACCGCGGGTTCCGTATTGAAATGAACAGTGCCATCGGCCCGTACAAGGGCGGTTTACGGTTTCACCCTTCCGTAAACCTCGGCATTCTCAAGTTTCTCGCTTTTGAACAAGTTTTTAAAAACGCACTTACTAGCCTTCCTATGGGCGGCGGTAAAGGTGGTTCCGACTTTGACCCTAAAGGCAAAAGCAACATGGAGATCATGCGTTTTTGCCAGAGCTTTATGACAGAGCTCTCCCGTCATATAGGCCCTAATACCGACGTACCAGCAGGTGATATCGGCGTAGGCGCTCGCGAAATCGGCTTCATGTTTGGCCAGTACAAACGTATCCGTAACGAGTTTACCGGCGTATTAACCGGTAAAGGTCTGGACTGGGGCGGAAGCCTTGTTCGTCCGGAGGCAACAGGCTACGGCGCAGTTTACTTTGCGGCTGAAATGCTTGCTGTTGACGGTCGTACCCTTAAAGACACACGCAGCCTTGTTTCCGGTTCCGGTAACGTTGCGCAGTACTCAATGGAAAAACTCATTGAGCTTGGCAGCATTCCTGTAACTTTCTCTGATTCCTCAGGCTACATTTATGATGAAAAAGGCGTGGATAAAGAAAAACTCGCATTCATCAAAGAACTCAAAAACGTACGTTTCGGCCGCGTAAGCGAATACGCTGAAGAATACCCTGAAGCAGTGTACGTACCTGTTGATCCTACAGCAGACTACAACCCGCTTTGGGACCACAAAGCAGATTGCGCATTCCCTTGTGCTACACAGAACGAAATTAACGCAACAGATGCTGCTAATCTGGTAGCCAACGGCGTTAATGTTGTTTCTGAAGGTGCAAACATGCCAACTATGCCTGAAGGTATTGAGCTCTTTATTGCAGAAAAAATTATGTACGGCCCGGGTAAAGCAGCAAACGCAGGTGGCGTATCTGTTTCCGGTCTTGAAATGTCTCAGAACTCCATGCGCCTTAGCTGGAGCCGTGAAGAAGTGGATGATCGTCTCCGTATGATCATGAAAAACATCCACAAACGTTGTCTGGATACCGCTGAATACTACGGCACCCCTCGTAACTACGTGAACGGTGCAAACATTGCCGGCTTTACCAAAGTTGCAGACGCCATGATCGATCAGGGTGTTGTGTAGCATAATACAGACAATTCCGTGCCATGTGCGCGTGATATATAGATTCATAATGGGCATACATGATTTCATGTATGCCCTTTTTTTGTATCAATCGAAGGCTGTTACACTCGCCAGCTCCTGAGCAGGTTCATTCTTCAACCAAGCGATACGCCCTTTCACTGCTGTCATTCATTGCTCTAAGAGCTTGCAGGTGCTACAGATTAAAGGACGATGCCTCTTTTTCGATGCAGCAGCGCAGTATAACACGGCACTACTCTTTATTCATGTAGCGCCCAAATAGATACCGTGCTGGCACTGCCTGAGGTTCGTTCTTCTCACAGAAAATCCCAAATCACCCACAAACGAGCGGGGCACTATGGCACTTTCTGATTTCTGTCACAGAATTACGGCTGAAAATAAATTTACTGTATATCACGACCTCATGCGCGTGAAAGTTAAGCACATCCTTCTCGTTTCTTCTCCGTACGATGCGTGGGTTATGGAAGAAGACTGCAATCTTTCTGAACGCCTTGCGACCGAATACCGTGGCTTGAACTTAAGCTCGCCACCGCGTCTTACGTGGATTTCCGCGCCGGAAGAAATTCCACCAGCTCTGGAAGCACGTCCGGTAGACATGGTAATTCTTATGTCCGGACTTGCAGAACCGGAGCTTATCAATCTGAAACAACGTATCGATACATTTGTTCCAAACCTGCCAGTTGTTGTACTCACGCACAGAGAAATTAAAGAGAGCGCACGCCTCAAGCGTAAAAATCTGGATCACTGTTTTTTCTGGACAGGTGATGCAGAGCTTTTAATGGCTATCGTCAAACTGACAGAAGACAAACTGAACCTCGAAGCGGACACACAGGAAGCGGGCATCCGTAATATTATTCTTGTGGAAGATTCCCCGAGTTACATTTCATCTTTTCTTCCTATTCTTTACCGGGCACTGGTTCAGCAAGCACAATCCGTCATTCAGGAAGGGCTTAATCAGGAACACAGGCTGCTGGTCATGCGTGCACGACCAAAAATTCTTGTTGCTGAAACATATGAAGAAGCAATGGAGTACTTCCACAAATACGAACAATACGTGCTTGGTGTTATCTCTGACGTCCGTTATCCACGAAATGGGATGGTTGACCCGTCAGCAGGAGTTACGCTGCTGTCTCAGATTAAACAGGAGCGCAAAGATATTCCGCTTCTGCTATCCAGCAGCGAATCAGTTAATAAATGGTTCGCACAGGAAATTCCCTGCGAATTTATAGATAAAAACTCACCTCTTTTGCTGGCAGAACTGCACAGATTCGTCAGTGAGCATCTTGGCTTCGGCGATTTCATATTCCGCAACAATAGTGGAATGGAAATAGATCGTGCCCACACGATGTACCAACTCAAACTCAAACTGGAACAAGTTCCGGATGATGTTTTTCTTACACACTGCTTGAATAACGATTTTTCCCGTTGGTTTTTTGCCCGTACAGAAACAGAACTGGCCTGTGTCATGCGTCCTCTTACAGCGGCGGACTTCGGAAACAGCGTGGAAACAATGCGAACATTCGTCATCGATCAAATTCGCCAGAGACTCCACCAACGACAACGGGGCATTGTTGTAAGTTTTAAAGAAAACGATTTTGATCCACATACAGATTTCTTAAAAATTGGCGAAGGCTCCATCGGCGGCAAGGCTCGCAGTCTTGCGTTTATGTTCCGCCTTATTGAGCAAAGCAGCTGGTTGAACAAGAAATACCCAAACATCGATATTGTTCCCCCAAAGGTCTTAAGCATTGCCACTGAAGGATTTGACAGCTTTTTGCGCCTGAATGATCTTGGATATTTGGCAGATGAAGATTTTAAAGACGAGGAAGTTGTAGAAATCTGCCTCAAAGCCAAGCTTCCCGACTGGTTGCAGGGAAAGCTCAGAATTTTCTTAGAGAAAGTGGAAACACCGCTTGCTGTGCGATCGTCAAGTTTGCTCGAAGATGCTCAGTATCAGGCGTATGCGGGCTTGTACTCAACGGTTATGCTCACAAATACACATCCAGACATTGAGGTTCGTTACGCAGAGCTTTCAACAGCCGTGAAAAAAGTTTATGCATCGACGTTTTTTCAGTCGCCGAAATCTTTTTCACGAAGAGTAAAACTCCGTACTGATGAAGAAAAAATGGGCGTAATTATTCAGGAAGTTATCGGTAGGCGATTTGATGACTATTTCTATCCGGCAATTTCCGGCGTGGCTCAGTCTAAAAACTTCTATCCGTTTGGCAGAATGAAAACAGACGACGGAATCGCGTCTATTGCTATGGGACTTGGTAAAACCGTCATGGACGGCGGGCAGGTGTTCAGATTCTGCCCTAAATGTCCTCATGTTCAACCGCAAGCCGCCAATATGCAGGAGCTGCTCAAGAATTCGCAAAGCACATTCTACAGTCTTTACATGGGAGATCCTGCCCTTGCGCCTAAGGCAAAAGAACAAGAGGGCGCTCTTGTGCAACGCAGAATCTACAACGCAGAGCCTAACGGACCAATTTCGTATCTTTCAAGCAGCTACCTTCCGCAGGAAGGAATTATTCGGGACACAGCCTCTATTCCGGGCAGTTCTAAAGTTCTGCTCTTTGCACAGGTGCTGAATCACGGACTCTTCCCGCTTCCAGAAATGCTGAAGGATCTGCTCGAAATGGCTGAAGAGGCAATGGGCGGACCTGTTGAGCTTGAATTTTGTTTGAATATGGACATGGACGGCACCAATGCAGAGTTTGCCTTGCTGCAACTACGCCCAATGAGTTCACTGTCTGGGCTCTCAACAGTAAATATAACCAAACAAGAACTTGCTGCTGCCTTCTGTTATTCAAAGCATGCGCTGGGTAATGCGGAAAGCAACGATGTATATGACATACTCTTTATTCATCCAGATGATTTTGATGTCGCAAAAACTATGGAAATTAAGCAAGAACTTTTAGAATTCAATAAGCAAATGCTTCGCGAAGAACGTAAGTACATCCTTATTGGTCCCGGTCGTTGGGGCACATCCGACCGCTGGCTGGGTGTACCAGTCACATGGAACGATATTTCCGGCGTATCCGCCATAGTGGAAACCTTTACGGAGAACCTACGTGTTGAGCCGTCTCAGGGCTCACATTTCTTCCATTGCATCACAACACTGGGCATTAACTACGTTATGGTAACCAACTCCAATGAGGAATTTATCCATTGGGAATGGCTGGCAAACATGCCGGTGCACCACAAAGGGCAGTTTATAACGCACATACGGTTTGAGTCTCCAATCACTATTAAAGTGGACGGCAGAACTGCAGAATGCGCAATGCTGAGACCAGCATCACAGGCTCCCG
This window harbors:
- a CDS encoding PEP/pyruvate-binding domain-containing protein; the protein is MALSDFCHRITAENKFTVYHDLMRVKVKHILLVSSPYDAWVMEEDCNLSERLATEYRGLNLSSPPRLTWISAPEEIPPALEARPVDMVILMSGLAEPELINLKQRIDTFVPNLPVVVLTHREIKESARLKRKNLDHCFFWTGDAELLMAIVKLTEDKLNLEADTQEAGIRNIILVEDSPSYISSFLPILYRALVQQAQSVIQEGLNQEHRLLVMRARPKILVAETYEEAMEYFHKYEQYVLGVISDVRYPRNGMVDPSAGVTLLSQIKQERKDIPLLLSSSESVNKWFAQEIPCEFIDKNSPLLLAELHRFVSEHLGFGDFIFRNNSGMEIDRAHTMYQLKLKLEQVPDDVFLTHCLNNDFSRWFFARTETELACVMRPLTAADFGNSVETMRTFVIDQIRQRLHQRQRGIVVSFKENDFDPHTDFLKIGEGSIGGKARSLAFMFRLIEQSSWLNKKYPNIDIVPPKVLSIATEGFDSFLRLNDLGYLADEDFKDEEVVEICLKAKLPDWLQGKLRIFLEKVETPLAVRSSSLLEDAQYQAYAGLYSTVMLTNTHPDIEVRYAELSTAVKKVYASTFFQSPKSFSRRVKLRTDEEKMGVIIQEVIGRRFDDYFYPAISGVAQSKNFYPFGRMKTDDGIASIAMGLGKTVMDGGQVFRFCPKCPHVQPQAANMQELLKNSQSTFYSLYMGDPALAPKAKEQEGALVQRRIYNAEPNGPISYLSSSYLPQEGIIRDTASIPGSSKVLLFAQVLNHGLFPLPEMLKDLLEMAEEAMGGPVELEFCLNMDMDGTNAEFALLQLRPMSSLSGLSTVNITKQELAAAFCYSKHALGNAESNDVYDILFIHPDDFDVAKTMEIKQELLEFNKQMLREERKYILIGPGRWGTSDRWLGVPVTWNDISGVSAIVETFTENLRVEPSQGSHFFHCITTLGINYVMVTNSNEEFIHWEWLANMPVHHKGQFITHIRFESPITIKVDGRTAECAMLRPASQAPDVPII
- a CDS encoding YibE/F family protein, whose translation is MSKLKLAVETILILGIAFLLFFTGHNWMKAEISDNVHELSGTVISVDNSEIIQAGAGAVGIQTALVVLGEGKWKGEQVSAINHLNGQLDMDEIYSAGDKILLAIQIDNQQVTYAKAINKYRQNWELALFALFAVALVLYSQFIGLKALFSFVASLGLLWCYYIPNLLNGADPLPLSLSVLVLLSMVIILTVAGVTRHGIAAFLGTVSGLGVTLGLTLFFGEKLHLGGMTAPFAQTLLMQGNFGLNLQHIFYSAVLLGASGAAMDIAMDVSVSMNEIKIKRPDIEMRDLIQSGFNVGRMVIGTMATTLLLAYSGGYLTMLMVFVSQGTSFTRIVNMKLVAAEIFRILIGSIGLLMVAPVTAIIAGILLSVYAEEKQLSKGDELSPTGRRVSPPAPPQGDASP
- a CDS encoding YccF domain-containing protein → MLKIIMNVLWLFLGGVGMALGWFIAGLIMIISIVGIPWARSCFVIGMFTLWPFGKDVVNRVDVTGEHDIGTGCLGLIGNIIWFIFGGLWLALGHLFFALLNFITIIGIPFGFQHLKLAVICLAPIGKTVVDDPNSLLNR
- the gdhA gene encoding NADP-specific glutamate dehydrogenase — protein: MDILDLIKSRDPNEREFHQAVTEVVDSIKPVLDRNPHYRSANILERIVEPERVIMFRVPWVDDDSIVRVNRGFRIEMNSAIGPYKGGLRFHPSVNLGILKFLAFEQVFKNALTSLPMGGGKGGSDFDPKGKSNMEIMRFCQSFMTELSRHIGPNTDVPAGDIGVGAREIGFMFGQYKRIRNEFTGVLTGKGLDWGGSLVRPEATGYGAVYFAAEMLAVDGRTLKDTRSLVSGSGNVAQYSMEKLIELGSIPVTFSDSSGYIYDEKGVDKEKLAFIKELKNVRFGRVSEYAEEYPEAVYVPVDPTADYNPLWDHKADCAFPCATQNEINATDAANLVANGVNVVSEGANMPTMPEGIELFIAEKIMYGPGKAANAGGVSVSGLEMSQNSMRLSWSREEVDDRLRMIMKNIHKRCLDTAEYYGTPRNYVNGANIAGFTKVADAMIDQGVV